From Streptomyces yatensis, one genomic window encodes:
- a CDS encoding MaoC family dehydratase N-terminal domain-containing protein, with the protein MALDQSFVGRTYPPTAAYEVGREKIREFAESLGDTNPVYTDPEAARALGYPDVIAPPTFIFTITFKAAGKQVVEDPQLGLDYSRVVHGDQRFEYTRPVRAGDHLSVTSIIDSIKSLAGNDILSVRGEVHDKAGDHVATSFTTLVARAADAEVEESR; encoded by the coding sequence ATGGCGCTCGACCAGTCCTTCGTGGGGCGGACCTACCCGCCCACCGCGGCGTACGAGGTCGGCCGGGAGAAGATCCGGGAATTCGCCGAGTCCCTGGGTGACACCAATCCGGTCTACACCGACCCCGAGGCGGCCAGGGCCCTCGGCTACCCCGACGTGATCGCCCCGCCGACGTTCATTTTCACGATCACCTTCAAGGCGGCCGGGAAGCAGGTTGTGGAGGACCCCCAACTGGGGCTGGACTACAGCCGGGTGGTCCACGGCGACCAGCGGTTCGAGTACACCCGCCCGGTCCGCGCGGGGGACCACCTCTCGGTCACCTCGATCATCGACTCGATCAAGTCGCTGGCCGGCAACGACATCCTGTCCGTCCGCGGCGAGGTCCACGACAAGGCGGGTGATCATGTAGCGACGTCGTTCACGACGCTGGTGGCCCGCGCCGCCGACGCAGAGGTGGAGGAGAGCAGATGA
- the rpmG gene encoding 50S ribosomal protein L33 — MAATDVRPKITLACVECKERNYITKKNRRNDPDRLEIKKHCPRCNAHTAHRETR, encoded by the coding sequence GTGGCTGCCACCGACGTCCGCCCGAAGATCACGCTGGCCTGCGTGGAGTGCAAGGAGCGGAACTACATCACCAAGAAGAACCGGCGCAACGACCCGGATCGTCTTGAGATCAAGAAGCACTGCCCGCGTTGCAACGCGCACACCGCGCACCGTGAGACGCGATAG